In Brassica rapa cultivar Chiifu-401-42 chromosome A06, CAAS_Brap_v3.01, whole genome shotgun sequence, a single window of DNA contains:
- the LOC103871210 gene encoding TSK-associating protein 1 isoform X5 gives MEISAIRMNFLALGLSLCLVLSSFHGVSCQDDGAASRLSHLDLIEREYQDSVNALQGKEDQSASIQSENQKNTTATDKNTISLSLSDESEVGGVSDESVKNSSLLDDIELEIEAHLNGLNQAGSADVNAESKYDEVLSAQRQKMLEDIERDFEAASSASLEQIKTDELSEGINEQQSAKKHSLLEEIEREFETATKDLEQLKVNDFTGNKLDEEQSAKRKSMLEAIEREFEAAVEGLEELKVSDSTGSKDDEEQSAKRLSVLEEIEREFEEARSGFSTNANKEGSAKKHSIALESLGLGQSGVCGCFNQDKAGLKQDEDASIAISTKYSIEEILTEESSLQGTETSSSLTKSLTQLVENHRKEKESHSVHTSSTSESAATSETVESLRAKLRELRGLTARQLVTRQDFESILLMAATFEELSSAPISYISRLAKYGNVIKEGLEASERVHMAKARATMLKETSMEKQIFVDANFEEAKKLAQRGDALYVRIFAIKKLLKKLETERESVDVKFKGIVKGLSHLLVDASEAYEEYHGAVRKAKDEQAAEEFAREATQSAEIIWVKFLSSL, from the exons ATGGAAATATCCGCCATAAGAATGAATTTTCTCGCGCTGGGTTTGTCTCTGTGTCTTGTTCTTTCGAGTTTCCATGGCGTTTCTTGTCAG GATGATGGTGCTGCTAGTAGGTTGAGTCATCTGGATCTAATCGAACGTGAGTACCAAG ATAGTGTCAATGCTCTTCAAGGCAAGGAAGATCAGT CTGCAAGTATTCAGAGTGAGAACCAGAAGAACACTACAGCGACTGATAAGAACACTATTTCTCTGTCTCTATCAGATGAATCTGAG GTTGGAGGAGTGAGTGATGAAAGTGTTAAAAATTCGAGTCTGTTGGATGACATAGAACTTGAAATTGAAG CTCATCTCAATGGTCTTAACCAAGCTGGATCCGCTGATGTTAATGCTGAATCCAAATATGATGAAGTATTAT CTGCACAGAGACAGAAGATGTTGGAAGACATCGAACGCGATTTTGAAG CTGCTTCATCAGCAAGTTTGGAACAAATAAAGACTGATGAATTAAGTGAAGGAATTAATGAGCAACAAT CTGCAAAGAAACATAGTTTGCTGGAAGAGATCGAACGCGAATTTGAAA CTGCTACAAAAGATCTTGAACAACTAAAGGTTAATGACTTCACTGGGAACAAGCTTGACGAAGAACAAT CTGCAAAGAGAAAAAGCATGCTTGAAGCTATTGAACGCGAGTTTGAAG CTGCTGTTGAAGGCCTTGAAGAACTAAAGGTTTCTGATTCTACCGGAAGCAAAGATGATGAAGAACAAT CTGCAAAGAGACTAAGTGTGCTGGAAGAGATTGAACGAGAATTCGAAG AAGCTCGAAGTGGCTTTAGCACAAATGCTAATAAAGAAGGAT CTGCAAAGAAACATAGTATTGCATTAGAGTCTCTTGGACTAGGACAGTCaggtgtctgtggctgttttAATCAAGACAAAGCTGGTTTAAAGCAAGACGAAGATGCTTCAATCGCTATATCAACAAAATATAGCATAGAAGAGATCCTCACTGAAGAATCTTCACTCCAG GGCACAGAGACTTCTTCTAGTCTAACAAAGTCTTTGACTCAGCTAGTTGAGAATCACAGGAAAGAAAAGGAATCTCATAGTGTGCACACTTCATCCACAAGTGAATCAGCAGCCACATCAGAGACTGTAGAGAGCCTTAGAGCTAAACTGAGAGAGCTTCGTGGCTTAACCGCTCGTCAGCTCGTGACACGCCAAGATTTTGAGAGCATTCTCCTTATGGCTGCAACTTTCGAAGAGCTAAGCTCAGCTCCCATCAGTTACATTTCTAGGTTAGCTAAATACGGAAACGTCATAAAAGAAGGACTTGAAGCTTCTGAGAGAGTCCACATGGCAAAGGCAAGAGCCACAATGCTCAAAGAGACTTCCATGGAGAAGCAGATCTTCGTGGACGCTAACTTCGAAGAGGCTAAGAAGCTTGCTCAAAGAGGAGACGCCTTGTACGTTAGAATCTTTGCGATCAAGAAACTGTTGAAGAAGCTTGAAACTGAGAGAGAGTCTGTTGATGTGAAGTTTAAGGGGATTGTGAAAGGTCTTTCTCATCTTCTTGTTGATGCTTCTGAGGCCTATGAAGAGTATCATGGAGCTGTAAGGAAGGCTAAAGACGAGCAAGCAGCTGAGGAGTTTGCGAGAGAGGCAACGCAGAGTGCAGAGATAATATGGGTTAAGTTTCTTAGTTCTCTTTAG
- the LOC103871210 gene encoding TSK-associating protein 1 isoform X1: protein MEISAIRMNFLALGLSLCLVLSSFHGVSCQDDGAASRLSHLDLIEREYQDSVNALQGKEDQSASIQSENQKNTTATDKNTISLSLSDESEVGGVSDESVKNSSLLDDIELEIEAHLNGLNQAGSADVNAESKYDEVLSAQRQKMLEDIERDFEAASSASLEQIKTDELSEGINEQQSAKKHSLLEEIEREFETATKDLEQLKVNDFTGNKLDEEQSAKRKSMLEAIEREFEAAVEGLEELKVSDSTGSKDDEEQSAKRLSVLEEIEREFEAATESLKQLQVDGSSEDTEQTAKRQSMLDEIEREFEAATRDLKQLNDFTEDDEQSAKRNSVVEEMEREFEAATKKLNYLTEGSDSEEQSAKRKTMLEEMEREFEAAIGGLKQIKDDESKYTEEQASKRKIMLEEIEREFEEARSGFSTNANKEGSAKKHSIALESLGLGQSGVCGCFNQDKAGLKQDEDASIAISTKYSIEEILTEESSLQGTETSSSLTKSLTQLVENHRKEKESHSVHTSSTSESAATSETVESLRAKLRELRGLTARQLVTRQDFESILLMAATFEELSSAPISYISRLAKYGNVIKEGLEASERVHMAKARATMLKETSMEKQIFVDANFEEAKKLAQRGDALYVRIFAIKKLLKKLETERESVDVKFKGIVKGLSHLLVDASEAYEEYHGAVRKAKDEQAAEEFAREATQSAEIIWVKFLSSL, encoded by the exons ATGGAAATATCCGCCATAAGAATGAATTTTCTCGCGCTGGGTTTGTCTCTGTGTCTTGTTCTTTCGAGTTTCCATGGCGTTTCTTGTCAG GATGATGGTGCTGCTAGTAGGTTGAGTCATCTGGATCTAATCGAACGTGAGTACCAAG ATAGTGTCAATGCTCTTCAAGGCAAGGAAGATCAGT CTGCAAGTATTCAGAGTGAGAACCAGAAGAACACTACAGCGACTGATAAGAACACTATTTCTCTGTCTCTATCAGATGAATCTGAG GTTGGAGGAGTGAGTGATGAAAGTGTTAAAAATTCGAGTCTGTTGGATGACATAGAACTTGAAATTGAAG CTCATCTCAATGGTCTTAACCAAGCTGGATCCGCTGATGTTAATGCTGAATCCAAATATGATGAAGTATTAT CTGCACAGAGACAGAAGATGTTGGAAGACATCGAACGCGATTTTGAAG CTGCTTCATCAGCAAGTTTGGAACAAATAAAGACTGATGAATTAAGTGAAGGAATTAATGAGCAACAAT CTGCAAAGAAACATAGTTTGCTGGAAGAGATCGAACGCGAATTTGAAA CTGCTACAAAAGATCTTGAACAACTAAAGGTTAATGACTTCACTGGGAACAAGCTTGACGAAGAACAAT CTGCAAAGAGAAAAAGCATGCTTGAAGCTATTGAACGCGAGTTTGAAG CTGCTGTTGAAGGCCTTGAAGAACTAAAGGTTTCTGATTCTACCGGAAGCAAAGATGATGAAGAACAAT CTGCAAAGAGACTAAGTGTGCTGGAAGAGATTGAACGAGAATTCGAAG CTGCTACAGAGAGCCTTAAGCAACTTCAAGTTGATGGTTCGAGTGAAGACACAGAACAAA CTGCAAAGAGGCAAAGTATGCTTGACGAGATTGAACGTGAATTTGAAG CTGCTACACGTGATCTTAAGCAGCTAAATGATTtcactgaagatgatgaacaat CTGCAAAGAGAAACAGTGTAGTAGAAGAAATGGAACGTGAGTTTGAAG CTGCtacaaaaaaacttaattatttAACTGAAGGCAGTGACAGTGAAGAACAAT CTGCAAAGAGGAAGACTATGCTTGAAGAGATGGAACGTGAATTTGAAG CTGCCATTGGAGGTCTTAAACAGATCAAAGATGATGAATCTAAGTACACTGAAGAACAAG CATCTAAGAGAAAGATAATGTTGGAAGAGATCGAACGCGAATTCGAAG AAGCTCGAAGTGGCTTTAGCACAAATGCTAATAAAGAAGGAT CTGCAAAGAAACATAGTATTGCATTAGAGTCTCTTGGACTAGGACAGTCaggtgtctgtggctgttttAATCAAGACAAAGCTGGTTTAAAGCAAGACGAAGATGCTTCAATCGCTATATCAACAAAATATAGCATAGAAGAGATCCTCACTGAAGAATCTTCACTCCAG GGCACAGAGACTTCTTCTAGTCTAACAAAGTCTTTGACTCAGCTAGTTGAGAATCACAGGAAAGAAAAGGAATCTCATAGTGTGCACACTTCATCCACAAGTGAATCAGCAGCCACATCAGAGACTGTAGAGAGCCTTAGAGCTAAACTGAGAGAGCTTCGTGGCTTAACCGCTCGTCAGCTCGTGACACGCCAAGATTTTGAGAGCATTCTCCTTATGGCTGCAACTTTCGAAGAGCTAAGCTCAGCTCCCATCAGTTACATTTCTAGGTTAGCTAAATACGGAAACGTCATAAAAGAAGGACTTGAAGCTTCTGAGAGAGTCCACATGGCAAAGGCAAGAGCCACAATGCTCAAAGAGACTTCCATGGAGAAGCAGATCTTCGTGGACGCTAACTTCGAAGAGGCTAAGAAGCTTGCTCAAAGAGGAGACGCCTTGTACGTTAGAATCTTTGCGATCAAGAAACTGTTGAAGAAGCTTGAAACTGAGAGAGAGTCTGTTGATGTGAAGTTTAAGGGGATTGTGAAAGGTCTTTCTCATCTTCTTGTTGATGCTTCTGAGGCCTATGAAGAGTATCATGGAGCTGTAAGGAAGGCTAAAGACGAGCAAGCAGCTGAGGAGTTTGCGAGAGAGGCAACGCAGAGTGCAGAGATAATATGGGTTAAGTTTCTTAGTTCTCTTTAG
- the LOC103871210 gene encoding TSK-associating protein 1 isoform X4, translating into MEISAIRMNFLALGLSLCLVLSSFHGVSCQDDGAASRLSHLDLIEREYQDSVNALQGKEDQSASIQSENQKNTTATDKNTISLSLSDESEVGGVSDESVKNSSLLDDIELEIEAHLNGLNQAGSADVNAESKYDEVLSAQRQKMLEDIERDFEAASSASLEQIKTDELSEGINEQQSAKKHSLLEEIEREFETATKDLEQLKVNDFTGNKLDEEQSAKRKSMLEAIEREFEAAVEGLEELKVSDSTGSKDDEEQSAKRKTMLEEMEREFEAAIGGLKQIKDDESKYTEEQASKRKIMLEEIEREFEEARSGFSTNANKEGSAKKHSIALESLGLGQSGVCGCFNQDKAGLKQDEDASIAISTKYSIEEILTEESSLQGTETSSSLTKSLTQLVENHRKEKESHSVHTSSTSESAATSETVESLRAKLRELRGLTARQLVTRQDFESILLMAATFEELSSAPISYISRLAKYGNVIKEGLEASERVHMAKARATMLKETSMEKQIFVDANFEEAKKLAQRGDALYVRIFAIKKLLKKLETERESVDVKFKGIVKGLSHLLVDASEAYEEYHGAVRKAKDEQAAEEFAREATQSAEIIWVKFLSSL; encoded by the exons ATGGAAATATCCGCCATAAGAATGAATTTTCTCGCGCTGGGTTTGTCTCTGTGTCTTGTTCTTTCGAGTTTCCATGGCGTTTCTTGTCAG GATGATGGTGCTGCTAGTAGGTTGAGTCATCTGGATCTAATCGAACGTGAGTACCAAG ATAGTGTCAATGCTCTTCAAGGCAAGGAAGATCAGT CTGCAAGTATTCAGAGTGAGAACCAGAAGAACACTACAGCGACTGATAAGAACACTATTTCTCTGTCTCTATCAGATGAATCTGAG GTTGGAGGAGTGAGTGATGAAAGTGTTAAAAATTCGAGTCTGTTGGATGACATAGAACTTGAAATTGAAG CTCATCTCAATGGTCTTAACCAAGCTGGATCCGCTGATGTTAATGCTGAATCCAAATATGATGAAGTATTAT CTGCACAGAGACAGAAGATGTTGGAAGACATCGAACGCGATTTTGAAG CTGCTTCATCAGCAAGTTTGGAACAAATAAAGACTGATGAATTAAGTGAAGGAATTAATGAGCAACAAT CTGCAAAGAAACATAGTTTGCTGGAAGAGATCGAACGCGAATTTGAAA CTGCTACAAAAGATCTTGAACAACTAAAGGTTAATGACTTCACTGGGAACAAGCTTGACGAAGAACAAT CTGCAAAGAGAAAAAGCATGCTTGAAGCTATTGAACGCGAGTTTGAAG CTGCTGTTGAAGGCCTTGAAGAACTAAAGGTTTCTGATTCTACCGGAAGCAAAGATGATGAAGAACAAT CTGCAAAGAGGAAGACTATGCTTGAAGAGATGGAACGTGAATTTGAAG CTGCCATTGGAGGTCTTAAACAGATCAAAGATGATGAATCTAAGTACACTGAAGAACAAG CATCTAAGAGAAAGATAATGTTGGAAGAGATCGAACGCGAATTCGAAG AAGCTCGAAGTGGCTTTAGCACAAATGCTAATAAAGAAGGAT CTGCAAAGAAACATAGTATTGCATTAGAGTCTCTTGGACTAGGACAGTCaggtgtctgtggctgttttAATCAAGACAAAGCTGGTTTAAAGCAAGACGAAGATGCTTCAATCGCTATATCAACAAAATATAGCATAGAAGAGATCCTCACTGAAGAATCTTCACTCCAG GGCACAGAGACTTCTTCTAGTCTAACAAAGTCTTTGACTCAGCTAGTTGAGAATCACAGGAAAGAAAAGGAATCTCATAGTGTGCACACTTCATCCACAAGTGAATCAGCAGCCACATCAGAGACTGTAGAGAGCCTTAGAGCTAAACTGAGAGAGCTTCGTGGCTTAACCGCTCGTCAGCTCGTGACACGCCAAGATTTTGAGAGCATTCTCCTTATGGCTGCAACTTTCGAAGAGCTAAGCTCAGCTCCCATCAGTTACATTTCTAGGTTAGCTAAATACGGAAACGTCATAAAAGAAGGACTTGAAGCTTCTGAGAGAGTCCACATGGCAAAGGCAAGAGCCACAATGCTCAAAGAGACTTCCATGGAGAAGCAGATCTTCGTGGACGCTAACTTCGAAGAGGCTAAGAAGCTTGCTCAAAGAGGAGACGCCTTGTACGTTAGAATCTTTGCGATCAAGAAACTGTTGAAGAAGCTTGAAACTGAGAGAGAGTCTGTTGATGTGAAGTTTAAGGGGATTGTGAAAGGTCTTTCTCATCTTCTTGTTGATGCTTCTGAGGCCTATGAAGAGTATCATGGAGCTGTAAGGAAGGCTAAAGACGAGCAAGCAGCTGAGGAGTTTGCGAGAGAGGCAACGCAGAGTGCAGAGATAATATGGGTTAAGTTTCTTAGTTCTCTTTAG
- the LOC103871210 gene encoding TSK-associating protein 1 isoform X2, which produces MEISAIRMNFLALGLSLCLVLSSFHGVSCQDDGAASRLSHLDLIEREYQDSVNALQGKEDQSASIQSENQKNTTATDKNTISLSLSDESEVGGVSDESVKNSSLLDDIELEIEAHLNGLNQAGSADVNAESKYDEVLSAQRQKMLEDIERDFEAASSASLEQIKTDELSEGINEQQSAKKHSLLEEIEREFETATKDLEQLKVNDFTGNKLDEEQSAKRKSMLEAIEREFEAAVEGLEELKVSDSTGSKDDEEQSAKRLSVLEEIEREFEAATESLKQLQVDGSSEDTEQTAKRQSMLDEIEREFEAATKKLNYLTEGSDSEEQSAKRKTMLEEMEREFEAAIGGLKQIKDDESKYTEEQASKRKIMLEEIEREFEEARSGFSTNANKEGSAKKHSIALESLGLGQSGVCGCFNQDKAGLKQDEDASIAISTKYSIEEILTEESSLQGTETSSSLTKSLTQLVENHRKEKESHSVHTSSTSESAATSETVESLRAKLRELRGLTARQLVTRQDFESILLMAATFEELSSAPISYISRLAKYGNVIKEGLEASERVHMAKARATMLKETSMEKQIFVDANFEEAKKLAQRGDALYVRIFAIKKLLKKLETERESVDVKFKGIVKGLSHLLVDASEAYEEYHGAVRKAKDEQAAEEFAREATQSAEIIWVKFLSSL; this is translated from the exons ATGGAAATATCCGCCATAAGAATGAATTTTCTCGCGCTGGGTTTGTCTCTGTGTCTTGTTCTTTCGAGTTTCCATGGCGTTTCTTGTCAG GATGATGGTGCTGCTAGTAGGTTGAGTCATCTGGATCTAATCGAACGTGAGTACCAAG ATAGTGTCAATGCTCTTCAAGGCAAGGAAGATCAGT CTGCAAGTATTCAGAGTGAGAACCAGAAGAACACTACAGCGACTGATAAGAACACTATTTCTCTGTCTCTATCAGATGAATCTGAG GTTGGAGGAGTGAGTGATGAAAGTGTTAAAAATTCGAGTCTGTTGGATGACATAGAACTTGAAATTGAAG CTCATCTCAATGGTCTTAACCAAGCTGGATCCGCTGATGTTAATGCTGAATCCAAATATGATGAAGTATTAT CTGCACAGAGACAGAAGATGTTGGAAGACATCGAACGCGATTTTGAAG CTGCTTCATCAGCAAGTTTGGAACAAATAAAGACTGATGAATTAAGTGAAGGAATTAATGAGCAACAAT CTGCAAAGAAACATAGTTTGCTGGAAGAGATCGAACGCGAATTTGAAA CTGCTACAAAAGATCTTGAACAACTAAAGGTTAATGACTTCACTGGGAACAAGCTTGACGAAGAACAAT CTGCAAAGAGAAAAAGCATGCTTGAAGCTATTGAACGCGAGTTTGAAG CTGCTGTTGAAGGCCTTGAAGAACTAAAGGTTTCTGATTCTACCGGAAGCAAAGATGATGAAGAACAAT CTGCAAAGAGACTAAGTGTGCTGGAAGAGATTGAACGAGAATTCGAAG CTGCTACAGAGAGCCTTAAGCAACTTCAAGTTGATGGTTCGAGTGAAGACACAGAACAAA CTGCAAAGAGGCAAAGTATGCTTGACGAGATTGAACGTGAATTTGAAG CTGCtacaaaaaaacttaattatttAACTGAAGGCAGTGACAGTGAAGAACAAT CTGCAAAGAGGAAGACTATGCTTGAAGAGATGGAACGTGAATTTGAAG CTGCCATTGGAGGTCTTAAACAGATCAAAGATGATGAATCTAAGTACACTGAAGAACAAG CATCTAAGAGAAAGATAATGTTGGAAGAGATCGAACGCGAATTCGAAG AAGCTCGAAGTGGCTTTAGCACAAATGCTAATAAAGAAGGAT CTGCAAAGAAACATAGTATTGCATTAGAGTCTCTTGGACTAGGACAGTCaggtgtctgtggctgttttAATCAAGACAAAGCTGGTTTAAAGCAAGACGAAGATGCTTCAATCGCTATATCAACAAAATATAGCATAGAAGAGATCCTCACTGAAGAATCTTCACTCCAG GGCACAGAGACTTCTTCTAGTCTAACAAAGTCTTTGACTCAGCTAGTTGAGAATCACAGGAAAGAAAAGGAATCTCATAGTGTGCACACTTCATCCACAAGTGAATCAGCAGCCACATCAGAGACTGTAGAGAGCCTTAGAGCTAAACTGAGAGAGCTTCGTGGCTTAACCGCTCGTCAGCTCGTGACACGCCAAGATTTTGAGAGCATTCTCCTTATGGCTGCAACTTTCGAAGAGCTAAGCTCAGCTCCCATCAGTTACATTTCTAGGTTAGCTAAATACGGAAACGTCATAAAAGAAGGACTTGAAGCTTCTGAGAGAGTCCACATGGCAAAGGCAAGAGCCACAATGCTCAAAGAGACTTCCATGGAGAAGCAGATCTTCGTGGACGCTAACTTCGAAGAGGCTAAGAAGCTTGCTCAAAGAGGAGACGCCTTGTACGTTAGAATCTTTGCGATCAAGAAACTGTTGAAGAAGCTTGAAACTGAGAGAGAGTCTGTTGATGTGAAGTTTAAGGGGATTGTGAAAGGTCTTTCTCATCTTCTTGTTGATGCTTCTGAGGCCTATGAAGAGTATCATGGAGCTGTAAGGAAGGCTAAAGACGAGCAAGCAGCTGAGGAGTTTGCGAGAGAGGCAACGCAGAGTGCAGAGATAATATGGGTTAAGTTTCTTAGTTCTCTTTAG
- the LOC103871210 gene encoding TSK-associating protein 1 isoform X3 has product MEISAIRMNFLALGLSLCLVLSSFHGVSCQDDGAASRLSHLDLIEREYQDSVNALQGKEDQSASIQSENQKNTTATDKNTISLSLSDESEVGGVSDESVKNSSLLDDIELEIEAHLNGLNQAGSADVNAESKYDEVLSAQRQKMLEDIERDFEAASSASLEQIKTDELSEGINEQQSAKKHSLLEEIEREFETATKDLEQLKVNDFTGNKLDEEQSAKRLSVLEEIEREFEAATESLKQLQVDGSSEDTEQTAKRQSMLDEIEREFEAATRDLKQLNDFTEDDEQSAKRNSVVEEMEREFEAATKKLNYLTEGSDSEEQSAKRKTMLEEMEREFEAAIGGLKQIKDDESKYTEEQASKRKIMLEEIEREFEEARSGFSTNANKEGSAKKHSIALESLGLGQSGVCGCFNQDKAGLKQDEDASIAISTKYSIEEILTEESSLQGTETSSSLTKSLTQLVENHRKEKESHSVHTSSTSESAATSETVESLRAKLRELRGLTARQLVTRQDFESILLMAATFEELSSAPISYISRLAKYGNVIKEGLEASERVHMAKARATMLKETSMEKQIFVDANFEEAKKLAQRGDALYVRIFAIKKLLKKLETERESVDVKFKGIVKGLSHLLVDASEAYEEYHGAVRKAKDEQAAEEFAREATQSAEIIWVKFLSSL; this is encoded by the exons ATGGAAATATCCGCCATAAGAATGAATTTTCTCGCGCTGGGTTTGTCTCTGTGTCTTGTTCTTTCGAGTTTCCATGGCGTTTCTTGTCAG GATGATGGTGCTGCTAGTAGGTTGAGTCATCTGGATCTAATCGAACGTGAGTACCAAG ATAGTGTCAATGCTCTTCAAGGCAAGGAAGATCAGT CTGCAAGTATTCAGAGTGAGAACCAGAAGAACACTACAGCGACTGATAAGAACACTATTTCTCTGTCTCTATCAGATGAATCTGAG GTTGGAGGAGTGAGTGATGAAAGTGTTAAAAATTCGAGTCTGTTGGATGACATAGAACTTGAAATTGAAG CTCATCTCAATGGTCTTAACCAAGCTGGATCCGCTGATGTTAATGCTGAATCCAAATATGATGAAGTATTAT CTGCACAGAGACAGAAGATGTTGGAAGACATCGAACGCGATTTTGAAG CTGCTTCATCAGCAAGTTTGGAACAAATAAAGACTGATGAATTAAGTGAAGGAATTAATGAGCAACAAT CTGCAAAGAAACATAGTTTGCTGGAAGAGATCGAACGCGAATTTGAAA CTGCTACAAAAGATCTTGAACAACTAAAGGTTAATGACTTCACTGGGAACAAGCTTGACGAAGAACAAT CTGCAAAGAGACTAAGTGTGCTGGAAGAGATTGAACGAGAATTCGAAG CTGCTACAGAGAGCCTTAAGCAACTTCAAGTTGATGGTTCGAGTGAAGACACAGAACAAA CTGCAAAGAGGCAAAGTATGCTTGACGAGATTGAACGTGAATTTGAAG CTGCTACACGTGATCTTAAGCAGCTAAATGATTtcactgaagatgatgaacaat CTGCAAAGAGAAACAGTGTAGTAGAAGAAATGGAACGTGAGTTTGAAG CTGCtacaaaaaaacttaattatttAACTGAAGGCAGTGACAGTGAAGAACAAT CTGCAAAGAGGAAGACTATGCTTGAAGAGATGGAACGTGAATTTGAAG CTGCCATTGGAGGTCTTAAACAGATCAAAGATGATGAATCTAAGTACACTGAAGAACAAG CATCTAAGAGAAAGATAATGTTGGAAGAGATCGAACGCGAATTCGAAG AAGCTCGAAGTGGCTTTAGCACAAATGCTAATAAAGAAGGAT CTGCAAAGAAACATAGTATTGCATTAGAGTCTCTTGGACTAGGACAGTCaggtgtctgtggctgttttAATCAAGACAAAGCTGGTTTAAAGCAAGACGAAGATGCTTCAATCGCTATATCAACAAAATATAGCATAGAAGAGATCCTCACTGAAGAATCTTCACTCCAG GGCACAGAGACTTCTTCTAGTCTAACAAAGTCTTTGACTCAGCTAGTTGAGAATCACAGGAAAGAAAAGGAATCTCATAGTGTGCACACTTCATCCACAAGTGAATCAGCAGCCACATCAGAGACTGTAGAGAGCCTTAGAGCTAAACTGAGAGAGCTTCGTGGCTTAACCGCTCGTCAGCTCGTGACACGCCAAGATTTTGAGAGCATTCTCCTTATGGCTGCAACTTTCGAAGAGCTAAGCTCAGCTCCCATCAGTTACATTTCTAGGTTAGCTAAATACGGAAACGTCATAAAAGAAGGACTTGAAGCTTCTGAGAGAGTCCACATGGCAAAGGCAAGAGCCACAATGCTCAAAGAGACTTCCATGGAGAAGCAGATCTTCGTGGACGCTAACTTCGAAGAGGCTAAGAAGCTTGCTCAAAGAGGAGACGCCTTGTACGTTAGAATCTTTGCGATCAAGAAACTGTTGAAGAAGCTTGAAACTGAGAGAGAGTCTGTTGATGTGAAGTTTAAGGGGATTGTGAAAGGTCTTTCTCATCTTCTTGTTGATGCTTCTGAGGCCTATGAAGAGTATCATGGAGCTGTAAGGAAGGCTAAAGACGAGCAAGCAGCTGAGGAGTTTGCGAGAGAGGCAACGCAGAGTGCAGAGATAATATGGGTTAAGTTTCTTAGTTCTCTTTAG